The genomic window TGTGTAATATCATGCGCGATTTTGGCAAATGAATCCGGATAATGCGTTTCATTCAAAATCGGTTCCCACAGAATGACAGATGGATGATTCCGGTCCCTTCGCACCATGTTCCGGATATCGGAATACACGCGCTCCGCAAACACGGGATCGTTATTCCAGAACTGCCAGCCCGGCGTGGCCACAATTACGAACAGCCCCAGCTCGTTACACGCATCCATGAACGCTGGATCCTGCGGATAATGAGCCGAACGGACAATCCGCAAACCCGCATTCCGCAGTTTTTTGGCATCGCGCCAATGCAGCGAATTCGGCAGCGCATTTCCGATATAGGCAAAATCCTGGTGCCGGTTGGCACCCATCAGTTTATCTTCAAATGGTTTCCCATTCAGAAAGAACCCTTCCGTACCACGAAATTCAATGGTACGGATGCCGATTTTAGTTTTAAACCCATCAACCACCTTCCCGTCTTTTAAAACCCTGGAAACCAGTCGGTACAAATAAGGATCGTCCGGATGCCAAAGGTTTGGTTCCGCGACGGTGACAAATGAAGTCACCGTTGCACTTTGCCCGGCCTCAATTTCAAGCGGTTCTTCTCTTTTGCCGACTGGGGTTCCTTCTGCATCAATGATGGTTGAAGATACCGTTAGACGCTGCTTTTCAGATGTCGTATTGGCGACATGCGTTGAAACCGATACATCAGCTGTATCATCAGACAGTTTATCAACATGGGCAAAAACTCCGCCGCCTGCCACCACATCGACCTGATTGGGATCGGTAATATAAACCGGGGCAGTTGAGTAAAACCATACGTCTCGGTAGATTCCGCCAAAGTAAGTAAAGTCCATCACTTCCTGCGGTTTGCCCGGAGGATAAGCCGGGTCATCGGAATTATCGGCGAGCACAGTAACGACATTTTTCGCTCCGTGTTTCACAACGTCCGTTACATCAATAACTATAGGAAGAAATCCTCCGAGCTGCTCTTTAACCAGCGCGCCATTGATCCAGATTTTACTTTTGCCCATGATCGCTTCGAAATGAAGCACGATGCGCCGACCCTTCATGTAAACCGGTACTTCGAAATGCTTTCGATACCACGCTTCACCCTGATAGTTGATTGAACCGCTCGCGTCATCCGGAAGCAGTTCCAATCCATGCGGACAGTTCACAACCGCCCATGCGGCATCATCAAAGGCGGCTTTTTCTGCACCTTCGACCGAGCCCTTATAAAACCGCCAGCCGACATTAAAATTGTAGACATCGCGCCCGCCACCTTCCAGTCTATGGAATCCGGCCGTTGAAAACTCACGCATGCTGTCTTCTCCAAAAGTCAGAGCCGTTACAGCTGTAAAAATCATTATCGCTGTTTTTTTCATCCATCATCCTTCGTTTTTAAATAATGATTGTAGCTGCGAGACGGTAAGCTCTTTTTCTGGAGAAAAATCGGAGCCGGACATATATTCCAATAAACTGATCCGCATTTGCCGTGCAACCGGACGCTTCTCCAGATCGCTCTGTAAATCCATGCCGCATATCAGCAACTTGCCTTCGCCGACCTTTACCTCAAGAAGGTTCGCCAGCTTGTGGTTCCGGCTGAAATTATCGACGACCTGAATAATCGGTCTGATATCGTTCGGCAAATCATCGAGGATAAATGAACTTGAAGTATCCAGCAGGTCGCACCATTGCCAGTTGGTATGTTCATCGGTCGGGAACTGCGATAACGCCGGATGCTCCGGATCGCAGAGTATGCTCATCGAAACATTACCCCGGCCTTCGCGCGTCCACCAATGCACCGGACTCCAGAACGGGGCAAGAAAACGACCCCGCAACGCTTTATCCAGATCCGAATAAGTTGGTAACAGCAATACTTTCC from Pontiella desulfatans includes these protein-coding regions:
- a CDS encoding glycoside hydrolase family 2 protein; this encodes MKKTAIMIFTAVTALTFGEDSMREFSTAGFHRLEGGGRDVYNFNVGWRFYKGSVEGAEKAAFDDAAWAVVNCPHGLELLPDDASGSINYQGEAWYRKHFEVPVYMKGRRIVLHFEAIMGKSKIWINGALVKEQLGGFLPIVIDVTDVVKHGAKNVVTVLADNSDDPAYPPGKPQEVMDFTYFGGIYRDVWFYSTAPVYITDPNQVDVVAGGGVFAHVDKLSDDTADVSVSTHVANTTSEKQRLTVSSTIIDAEGTPVGKREEPLEIEAGQSATVTSFVTVAEPNLWHPDDPYLYRLVSRVLKDGKVVDGFKTKIGIRTIEFRGTEGFFLNGKPFEDKLMGANRHQDFAYIGNALPNSLHWRDAKKLRNAGLRIVRSAHYPQDPAFMDACNELGLFVIVATPGWQFWNNDPVFAERVYSDIRNMVRRDRNHPSVILWEPILNETHYPDSFAKIAHDITHEEYPFSGCYTAADGSAKGSGFYDVIYSGSKVEGDKAVFTREWGDNVDDWSSHNSPSRVHRSWGETPMLVQAKSYADPRPLYYYGCWEKFYDSPRQLVGGCLWHSFDHYRGYHPDNFYGGIMDPFRQPKYSYYLFQSQRDANLNVPNIENGSMVYIANEMTPFSSQDVRVFSNCEEVRLTVFGKVLETKRPKDSGQKMPSPPIEFEDAYNFMQLRALHRAKKFDEACIVAEGLIDGKVVASHARYPAKRPARLKFSIDFDGIPLVADGSDIVTVIASLVDEQGNVKRLGKERIGFEVEGEGVLLGNHLIGANPRELEWGTAPCLIRSTGRPGKITVRAMVFHEGLNTPLAGEITFESVSPTVSALFSEEDSSSSFYQVGLGHQSKDGASKAELEDIGAQQSEFEHY